In Sphaeramia orbicularis chromosome 3, fSphaOr1.1, whole genome shotgun sequence, a genomic segment contains:
- the LOC115415732 gene encoding COUP transcription factor 2-like — MAMVAWRNTEGVGDTQGTLSSPVSQVAPLSLPGELTGHMNPAPSLEIPPGPAVPQGAPQPNASSTTTTTSGSNNNNNTSSSSSSSSSMDKQQSQQIECIVCGDKSSGKHYGQFTCEGCKSFFKRSVRRNLSYTCRANRNCPVDQHHRNQCQYCRLKKCLKVGMRREAVQRGRLPTQSYHGQFALTNGDPLQCHSYLSGYISLLLRAEPYPTSRFGSQCLQSNNIMGIENICELAARMLFSAVEWARNIPFFPDLQVPDQVALLRLTWSELFVLNAAQCSMPVHVAPLLAAAGLHASPMSADRVVAFMDHIRVFQEQVEKLKVLHVDSAEYSCIKAIVLFTTDACGLSDVAHVEGLQEKSQCALEEYVRSQYPNQPNRFGKLLLRLPSLRTVSSSVIEQLFFVRLVGKTPIETLIRDMLLSGSSFNWPYMPIQ, encoded by the exons ATGGCTATGGTGGCGTGGAGAAACACAGAAGGCGTGGGGGACACTCAGGGGACCCTCTCCTCCCCGGTGTCCCAGGTCGCCCCTCTGTCTCTGCCTGGGGAGCTGACGGGACACATGAACCCGGCACCTTCTCTGGAAATACCCCCGGGACCAGCGGTACCCCAGGGCGCACCGCAGCCCAACGCGTCCAGTACCACGACCACGACGTCCGGcagcaacaataacaacaacacctcctcttcttcctcctcctcctcgtctatGGACAAACAACAGAGCCAGCAGATCGAGTGCATCGTGTGCGGGGATAAATCCAGCGGGAAACACTACGGACAGTTCACATGTGAGGGATGTAAAAGCTTCTTTAAACGCAGCGTCAGAAGGAACCTGAGCTACACCTGCAGGGCCAACAGGAACTGTCCCGTAGACCAGCATCACCGCAACCAGTGCCAGTACTGTCGCCTCAAGAAATGCCTCAAAGTCGGCATGCGGAGGGAAG ctgttcAGAGAGGCAGGCTCCCCACGCAGTCCTATCATGGCCAGTTTGCCCTGACAAACGGAGACCCTCTGCAGTGTCACTCCTATCTGTCGGGTTACATCTCCCTCCTCCTGCGGGCCGAACCCTACCCCACCTCCAGGTTCGGCTCTCAGTGTCTGCAGAGCAACAACATCATGGGCATAGAGAACATCTGCGAGCTGGCGGCCAGGATGCTCTTCAGCGCCGTGGAGTGGGCCCGCAACATCCCTTTCTTCCCGGACCTGCAGGTACCGGACCAGGTGGCTCTGCTGCGCCTCACCTGGAGCGAACTGTTCGTCCTGAACGCCGCTCAGTGCTCCATGCCCGTGCACGTCGCGCCGCTGCTGGCCGCCGCCGGGCTGCACGCGTCCCCTATGTCCGCGGACCGGGTGGTGGCCTTCATGGACCACATCCGGGTCTTCCAGGAGCAGGTGGAGAAGCTCAAAGTGCTGCATGTGGATTCAGCGGAGTACAGCTGCATTAAGGCCATCGTACTGTTCACCACAG ATGCTTGCGGCCTGTCGGACGTGGCCCACGTGGAGGGTCTGCAGGAGAAATCCCAGTGTGCTTTAGAGGAGTATGTGAGGAGCCAGTATCCGAACCAGCCGAACAGGTTTGGGAAGCTCTTGCTCCGCTTGCCTTCCCTCCGCACCGTCTCTTCTTCTGTCATAGAGCAGCTTTTCTTCGTCCGCCTGGTGGGAAAGACCCCCATAGAAACTCTCATAAGGGACATGCTGCTGTCCGGGAGCAGCTTCAACTGGCCTTACATGCCTATTCAATAA